From the genome of Bubalus bubalis isolate 160015118507 breed Murrah chromosome 2, NDDB_SH_1, whole genome shotgun sequence, one region includes:
- the LOC123332056 gene encoding cytochrome c oxidase subunit 7A2, mitochondrial: MLRNLLALCQIAKRTISTSSCRQFENKVPEKQKPFQEDNGIPVHLKGGIADALLYRTTMILTVGGTAYAMYELAVASFPKKQD, translated from the coding sequence ATGCTACGGAATCTTCTGGCTCTCTGTCAGATTGCTAAGAGGACCATAAGTACTTCTTCATGCAGGCAGTTTGAAAATAAGGttccagagaaacaaaagccGTTTCAGGAggataatggaattccagtgcaTCTGAAGGGTGGGATAGCTGATGCCCTCCTGTATAGAACCACCATGATTCTTACAGTTGGTGGAACTGCATATGCCATGTATGAACTGGCTGTGGCTTCATTTCCCAAGAAGCAGGATTGA